One window from the genome of Sesamum indicum cultivar Zhongzhi No. 13 linkage group LG15, S_indicum_v1.0, whole genome shotgun sequence encodes:
- the LOC105177625 gene encoding uncharacterized protein LOC105177625 isoform X2, whose amino-acid sequence MANHGAKFVSVNLNKSYGQQNQHSHHTTHYPYSNGGGASYGQAAAAGRGRPGSGGGGGMVVLSRNRGAAAKVVPKLSVPPPLNLPSLRKEHEKFDMSGSSGLGVGAGTGSGSRPSSSGVGWTKPVAAASAVLEKIESSVDTPGVDGMDAMDGVTRGIGSYMPPSARSNGVGAVGSATVSRDIPPSAEKPMVLRGEDFPTLQAARPVSSGTSQKQKDGLIQKQKQATSEELTQDKRDSYHLGPLVDVNPQGHSSRNTGRLLENGGEGHGMGSGQMADQVRKPDEYFPDPLPLVHMNPRSDWADDERDTGHVIVEQGRDIGFSNNESYWDRDFDLPRPTVLPHKPAQNQYDKWGQRDNETGKSFSSEVLKMDTYNKDARAPSREGDEVNKWRSTPPYKDSFNSQGGNYRAEVGARMAGHNNMVKENKYIPPRYGDTGRDGSSMLNQDFAFGRRDLGLAGRQQQQQQQRHNAIESFNNRGGEHNSRDRHVTEQPTRYRGDNFRSNTLSKSSFASGGKMAPMTDPILTMGRDKRFSKSERPFSDDPFMRDFTSAGFDETDLFPGGLVGVIKRKKDAAKSTDFHDPVRESFEAELERVQKMQELERQRIVEEQERALEQARREEEERQRRIREEEERQRKLEEEAREAAWRAEQERLEAIRRAEEQRIAREEEKRRIQLEEERRKQAAKQMLQELEARMAKRQAEATKGESSTSKTTVDEKLEAAVKEKHTSKNLDSDTWEDGERMVENVMTSGSFDSSAHSRPVEMSLRPYPPREGPSNFLDRGKAINSWRRDVFENGFPSPLSDQETGHYSPRRDAFGGGKATYRKEFNGGAGYMPSRAYLKPRVQEQYPDEFGYHKDNGWNLPGNSESYGKVREIEPEFNDSVADKYGDSGWGQGHLGANTRPPYPERLYPHSEANELYSYGRSRYSMRQPRVLPPPLASSQRISFRGVTERSGPSAFPDNDIHYSHAARTESTRQTTYYGSNQGGLEPSEVFGLQQQNSTSEDQKLNNPSRCDSQSSLSVSSPPTSPPHLSHDELDESGDSPVTSAAAEGKRSLLTGSGSVVHNGNSGNDIVVVASDSVSAVEDEEWPLENDDTLQQQEEYDEDEDGYREEDEVREADDENLELNQKFEGLGFEERESPDIVDNVVLGFDEGVEVVIPSDDFEKNSGTEERASGIPDTAVGVMDERRSSDGFPSDEHSLLPSDDSHGTNADSSSGKVTEKSPLQGSIGQHTPYSSATADLLDSANSSNSTGLGVQQTVSSSNDVIATASQTNTPSLSSAGSQGDLPVKLQFGLFSGPSLIPSPVPAIQIGSIQMPLHIHPPVGPSITHMHPSQPPMFQFGQLHYSSPITQGVLPMAPQSMSFLQPNMLGQFNLTQNAGGSMTHEPARVASTQNVTKDDVSSLSMNKQPSFVSASSEPEQSTRSLSRGLNTVLDAERHKDNSVVHSSSAGLSGASDNKMKLESVSQAEEKGRHHAVSKTYLPLPKVTGSESQSQPVQPTTQSVAGEKNFSGLRGLGVSSGVRGKRFAYAVKNANTKSSMQDHDTPADSNGFQRRPRRTVRRTEFRVRNDRRPTPASVSSNNTGLDDKPNSAGKAVGLFPRSGSKRGTISNRTMKQRIESEPFASGNIISQEVKSEDREAKERAKNLPSQTQNTSHPGEVNLRRNAPEEDVDAPLQSGVVRVFKQPGIETPSDEDDFIEVRSKRQMLNDRREQREKEIKAKSRTSKPPSKPRVTRQKVVVPRSHNKLSIPLASEEPSNSQLDFTASGSPHFGNNVESVGFTAALSRPQIGITAVNSEAQLMKPSQARSVSVASNGRTERDPGQMFDSKNKVMSLSQTQIDEAMKPARYDSHISAGGGRSSTGSDPILPTASILTKEKTFSSGASPINSLLAGEKIQFGAVTSPTVLPPSSRVVSNTIGAPGSNRPDVQMSRSFPVPEKDNSLFFEKEKHLSDSCVPLQDCEAEAEAAASAVAVAAISSDEIAGNGLAVNDTKSFVGADIDSITTGVVGDQHLASQSRGEELLSVSLPADLSVETTPISLWPPLPSPQSSSSQMLSHFPGGPPSHFPFYEMNPLLGGPIFAFSPHDESSGTQSQAQKSTPSSSAPLGNWQQCHSGVDSFYGPPAGYSGPFIGPPGGIPGVQGPPHMVVYNHFAPVGQYGQRNAPNMTAPVQHLAPGSPLLPMPSPLPMFDVTPFQTASDLPVQARWGHIPASPLHSFPASRPLHPQGEGAPPSQVNHGHSIDQSLTVKRFTESRTPTPSDNSSSFTVAPDTNVAPFPSELGLVDSGSLRSTSSSSGQNVAVQNSSGSANAESSKADTVENGKHQSASSVKTQFAQKSTQQGNTAGYNYQRGVISHRNNTGNEWSHRRMGFHGRIHSTSMDKGFPASKMKQIYVAKQTTSGSSTT is encoded by the exons ATGGCCAATCATGGCGCCAAGTTTGTGTCGGTGAATCTGAACAAGTCGTATGGACAGCAGAATCAGCATTCTCATCATACTACTCATTACCCATATTCTAATGGAGGTGGTGCCTCTTACGGGCAGGCGGCAGCTGCTGGACGGGGCAGGCCAGGGAgtggaggtggtggaggaATGGTGGTTTTATCACGGAATCGCGGTGCTGCCGCGAAGGTTGTTCCAAAACTATCTGTTCCACCCCCCTTGAATTTGCCATCCTTGAGGAAAGAACATGAGAAATTTGATATGTCAGGCTCCAGTGGACTGGGTGTTGGTGCTGGGACTGGGAGTGGATCAAGACCCTCTTCATCGGGTGTGGGCTGGACGAAACCTGTCGCAGCAGCTTCTGCAGTGCTGGAGAAGATTGAGAGTAGTGTTGATACTCCTGGGGTTGATGGGATGGATGCTATGGATGGGGTAACTCGTGGAATTGGTTCTTATATGCCCCCTTCAGCTCGTTCTAATGGGGTAGGAGCTGTCGGTTCTGCAACTGTATCTCGAGATATTCCACCATCGGCAGAGAAACCCATGGTTTTGAGAGGTGAGGATTTCCCAACTCTGCAGGCTGCCAGGCCTGTCTCCTCTGGGACATCACAGAAACAGAAGGATGGCTTAATTCAGAAGCAGAAGCAGGCCACATCCGAGGAATTGACTCAGGATAAGAGGGACAGCTATCATTTGGGTCCACTGGTTGATGTGAATCCACAGGGTCACTCCTCAAGGAACACTGGTAGGTTATTGGAAAACGGCGGTGAGGGCCATGGAATGGGTAGTGGGCAAATGGCTGATCAAGTTCGGAAGCCGGACGAATATTTTCCTGATCCACTGCCACTGGTTCACATGAATCCAAGGTCTGATTGGGCAGATGATGAACGTGACACAGGCCATGTAATTGTGGAGCAGGGAAGAGATATTggattttcaaacaatgaaagTTATTGGGATAGAGATTTTGACTTGCCCAGGCCCACTGTTTTGCCTCATAAACCAGCTCAGAATCAATATGACAAATGGGGTCAACGAGACAATGAAACTGGAAAGAGTTTTTCCAGTGAAGTCCTTAAAATGGATACATATAACAAAGATGCGAGAGCACCTAGTCGGGAAGGTGATGAGGTCAACAAGTGGAGATCCACACCGCCTTACAAAGACAGTTTTAATTCTCAAGGAGGAAATTATAGAGCTGAAGTTGGTGCAAGAATGGCTGGTCACAATAACATGGTAAAGGAGAATAAATACATCCCACCTCGTTATGGAGACACTGGTCGAGATGGAAGCAGCATGCTCAATCAGGATTTTGCATTTGGGAGGAGGGATTTAGGACTTGCAGGAcggcagcagcagcagcagcagcagcgaCATAATGCAATAGAATCATTTAACAATAGAGGTGGTGAGCATAATTCTCGGGATCGCCATGTCACTGAACAACCTACTCGGTATAGAGGTGATAACTTTCGGAGTAATACACTGTCCAAATCATCTTTTGCTTCTGGTGGGAAAATGGCTCCGATGACTGATCCCATACTAACTATGGGTCGTGATAAACGATTTTCAAAAAGCGAGAGACCCTTCTCAGATGATCCTTTTATGAGAGACTTCACGTCTGCTGGTTTTGATGAAACAGATCTCTTTCCTGGGGGTCTTGTTGGGGTGATTAAGAGGAAGAAGGATGCTGCCAAATCCACTGACTTTCATGATCCTGTTCGTGAATCTTTTGAGGCAGAGCTTGAAAGAGTTCAGAAAATGCAAGAGCTTGAGCGACAGAGGATTGttgaagaacaagaaagagCATTAGAGCAAGCTCGaagagaggaggaggagagacAGAGAAGGATTAGAGAAGAGGAGGAACGGCAGCGCAAGTTGGAGGAGGAAGCCCGAGAAGCTGCATGGAGAGCTGAACAGGAGCGACTTGAGGCTATTCGAAGAGCTGAAGAGCAGAGAATTGCCAGGGAAGAGGAGAAGAGGAGAATCCAGTTGGAAGAAGAGAGGAGGAAGCAAGCTGCAAAACAGATGCTTCAGGAATTGGAAGCTAGGATGGCCAAGAGGCAGGCTGAAGCCACCAAGGGTGAGTCTTCTACCTCTAAAACAACTGTGGATGAGAAACTAGAAGCTGCAGTGAAGGAGAAACATACCTCCAAGAATCTGGATTCTGATACGTGGGAAGATGGGGAGAGAATGGTGGAAAATGTGATGACTTCAGGTTCATTTGATTCATCTGCTCATAGTAGACCTGTTGAGATGAGCTTGAGGCCTTACCCTCCTAGAGAAGGTCCTTCAAACTTTCTTGACAGAGGAAAAGCTATTAATTCTTGGAGAAGGGATGTGTTTGAAAACGGCTTTCCTTCGCCACTGTCAGACCAGGAGACAGGTCATTACAGTCCAAGACGAGATGCATTTGGTGGTGGCAAAGCAACTTATCGGAAGGAGTTTAATGGAGGAGCTGGATACATGCCTTCCAGGGCTTACTTAAAACCACGGGTGCAGGAACAGTACCCAGATGAGTTTGGATATCATAAAGACAATGGCTGGAATCTTCCTGGGAATTCTGAGTCATATGGAAAAGTTAGGGAGATAGAACCAGAATTCAATGATAGCGTTGCAGATAAGTATGGTGATAGTGGATGGGGGCAGGGGCACCTTGGTGCTAATACTCGTCCTCCTTACCCAGAGCGGTTGTATCCGCATTCTGAGGCAAATGAACTTTATTCCTATGGGAGGTCAAGGTATTCCATGAGACAGCCTCGTGTGCTGCCCCCTCCACTTGCTTCATCCCAAAGGATTAGTTTTAGAGGAGTTACTGAACGTTCTGGTCCTTCAGCTTTTCCAGATAATGACATTCATTATTCACATGCAGCCAGGACTGAATCGACCAGGCAGACAACTTATTATGGTAGTAATCAAGGAGGTCTTGAGCCGTCTGAGGTTTTTGGACTGCAGCAACAAAATAGTACTTCTGAAGACCAGAAATTGAATAATCCATCAAGGTGTGACTCACAATCCTCACTATCTGTTTCTAGCCCCCCGACTTCTCCACCTCATCTCTCCCATGATGAGTTGGATGAATCTGGAGATTCTCCTGTAACATCAGCTGCAGCAGAAGGGAAAAGAAGTCTTCTCACCGGGAGTGGATCTGTTGTCCACAATGGTAATTCTGGAAATGATATAGTAGTAGTGGCATCAGATTCTGTCTCTGCTGTTGAGGATGAAGAATGGCctcttgaaaatgatgacACGCTGCAGCAGCAAGAAGAATATGATGAGGATGAAGATGGTTATAGAGAAGAGGATGAAGTGCGTGAAGCAGATGATGAGAATCTTGAGCTCAACCAGAAGTTTGAAGGACTGGGCTttgaagagagagagtcaCCTGATATTGTGGATAATGTGGTCTTAGGTTTTGATGAGGGTGTTGAAGTTGTGATACCAAGCGACGATTTTGAGAAGAATTCAGGCACTGAGGAAAGGGCATCTGGGATTCCAGATACGGCTGTTGGTGTCATGGATGAAAGAAGGTCTTCTGATGGGTTTCCTTCTGATGAACATAGTCTTCTGCCTTCAGATGATTCTCATGGGACAAATGCTGATAGCTCCTCTGGGAAGGTCACAGAAAAATCACCATTACAAGGTTCTATTGGTCAACACACGCCCTATTCCTCAGCAACAGCAGATCTTTTAGATAGTGCTAATTCCTCTAATAGTACTGGTTTGGGTGTTCAGCAAACAGTCTCATCTTCAAATGATGTTATCGCTACCGCTAGTCAGACTAATACGCCGTCTTTATCTTCTGCTGGAAGTCAGGGTGATTTACCTGTTAAGCTTCAGTTTGGGTTGTTTTCAGGTCCTTCTTTGATACCATCTCCAGTGCCTGCTATACAGATTGGTTCCATACAGATGCCTCTGCACATTCATCCTCCTGTTGGTCCATCCATCACTCACATGCATCCATCACAGCCTCCCATGTTCCAATTTGGTCAGCTCCACTATTCATCTCCTATCACGCAGGGAGTTTTGCCGATGGCCCCTCAATCAATGTCTTTTCTTCAGCCTAACATGCTGGGCCAGTTTAATCTGACTCAGAATGCTGGAGGCTCCATGACTCATGAACCTGCTCGAGTTGCATCCACCCAGAATGTGACCAAGGACGATGTGTCATCCCTTTCAATGAATAAGCAGCCAAGTTTTGTGTCTGCATCATCCGAGCCAGAGCAATCTACTAGGAGCCTTTCCCGGGGACTAAATACAGTTTTGGACGCAGAGAGGCATAAGGACAATTCTGTTGTGCACTCATCTTCAGCCGGGCTCTCTGGGGCTAGTGATAACAAGATGAAGTTAGAATCTGTATCCCAAGCAGAAGAGAAAGGACGACATCATGCTGTTTCGAAGACTTACTTGCCATTACCTAAGGTGACGGGATCTGAAAGTCAGTCACAGCCTGTACAACCAACAACGCAGTCTGTTGCTGGTGAGAAAAACTTCAGTGGGCTGCGAGGTCTAGGAGTGTCATCTGGTGTCAGGGGAAAGAGATTTGCCTATGCAGTTAAAAATGCAAACACGAAATCATCTATGCAGGATCATGACACGCCAGCAGATTCTAATGGCTTTCAGAGAAGACCTCGACGGACTGTCCGACGGACTGAATTTCGGGTGCGCAATGACAGGAGGCCAACACCTGCATCCGTTTCTTCTAATAATACTGGCTTGGATGATAAGCCTAACTCTGCAGGGAAGGCTGTGGGACTTTTTCCAAGAAGTGGATCCAAGAGAGGCACCATATCTAATAGAACTATGAAGCAGAGAATTGAATCGGAGCCCTTTGCTTCTGGAAATATAATCTCTCAGGAGGTCAAATCTGAAGATAGGGAAGCAAAAGAGAGAGcaaaaaatttaccaagccAGACTCAGAATACTTCCCACCCTGGTGAAGTCAATTTGAGAAGAAATGCTCCCGAGGAGGATGTTGATGCTCCCTTACAGAGTGGTGTTGTTCGTGTGTTTAAACAACCTGGTATAGAAACCCCCAGTGATGAGGATGATTTCATTGAAGTCAGATCCAAAAGGCAGATGCTGAACGATCGACGTGAACAGAGGGAAAAGGAAATCAAAGCAAAGTCACGCACCTCTAAG CCACCATCCAAACCACGTGTTACCAGACAAAAGGTTGTAGTCCCAAGGAGCCATAATAAACTCTCCATACCCTTGGCAAGTGAAGAGCCAAGCAACTCTCAGTTGGATTTTACTGCATCAGGGAGTCCTCACTTTGGCAATAATGTGGAATCAGTAGGATTTACTGCTGCACTTTCCAGGCCCCAGATTGGCATCACTGCTGTCAATTCGGAAGCACAGCTAATGAA GCCTTCCCAAGCACGCTCTGTGTCTGTTGCTTCTAATGGTCGAACGGAACGCGATCCTGGTCAAATGTTTGACAGTAAAAATAAG GTGATGTCTTTGAGCCAGACCCAAATTGATGAGGCTATGAAACCCGCTCGATACGATTCACACATTTCTGCTGGTGGAGGCCGTTCCAGCACAGGCAGTGATCCAATCCTGCCAACAGCATCCATTTTGACAAAGGAAAAAACCTTTTCTTCTGGTGCAAGTCCAATTAATTCCTTGCTTGCTGGggagaaaattcaatttg GTGCCGTTACATCTCCGACAGTCCTTCCCCCTAGTAGCCGTGTTGTATCAAATACAATTGGTGCTCCAGGTTCTAACCGACCTGATGTGCAAATGTCACGCAGTTTTCCTGTGCCTGAGAAAGataattctcttttctttGAGAAAGAGAAACACCTGAGTGACTCTTGTGTTCCCTTACAAGATTGTGAGGCTGAAGCAGAAGCAGCTGCTTCTGCTGTTGCTGTTGCAGCCATCAGCAGTGATGAGATAGCGGGGAATGGTTTGGCAGTTAATGACACCAAAAGTTTTGTTGGTGCTGATATTGACAGCATTACAACAG GTGTGGTTGGGGACCAGCACTTGGCAAGTCAATCACGGGGTGAGGAGCTATTAAGTGTTTCTCTTCCAGCAGATCTCTCTGTTGAGACAACACCAATCTCCTTATGGCCGCCATTACCAAGTCCCCAGAGTTCCTCAAGCCAGATGCTTTCACATTTCCCTGGGGGTCCACCTTCCCACTTTCCATTCTACGAGATGAATCCACTGTTGGGGGGTCCAATTTTTGCATTCAGTCCACATGACGAATCTTCTGGTACACAATCACAGGCCCAAAAGAGTACGCCATCGAGTTCTGCACCTCTAGGTAACTGGCAGCAATGCCATTCTGGTGTGGACTCATTTTATGGTCCTCCGGCTGGCTATTCCGGCCCATTCATTGGTCCGCCTGGAGGCATTCCCGGGGTCCAGGGGCCTCCGCATATGGTTGTCTACAACCATTTTGCTCCTGTTGGACAATACGGGCAG CGGAATGCTCCCAATATGACAGCTCCTGTTCAGCATCTGGCACCTGGATCTCCACTGTTACCTATGCCCTCCCCGTTGCCCATGTTTGATGTAACTCCATTCCAG ACTGCTTCTGATTTGCCTGT CCAAGCTCGATGGGGACACATCCCTGCTTCTCCACTTCACTCTTTTCCTGCCTCTCGACCATTGCACCCACAAGGAGAAGGTGCGCCACCTTCGCAAGTCAACCACGGACATTCAATTGACCAATCATTAACTGTAAAAAGGTTCACAGAATCCCGAACTCCAACTCCATCAGACAATAGCTCAAGTTTCACTGTTGCTCCAGATACAAATGTGGCCCCATTTCCTTCCGAACTAGGATTAGTAGATTCTGGTTCATTGAGATCCACATCATCTTCATCTGGGCAGAATGTTGCAGTTCAAAACTCATCAGGAAGTGCAAATGCTGAATCCAGCAAGGCTGACACAGTCGAGAATGGCAAACACCAGAGTGCAAGTTCTGTCAAGACTCAGTTCGCTCAGAAATCGACCCAACAGGGTAATACTGCTGGCTATAATTATCAAAGAGGAGTAATCTCTCATAGGAACAACACAGGAAATGAATGGTCTCATCGGAGGATGGGTTTTCATGGGAGGATCCATTCCACCAGTATGGATAAAGGTTTTCCTGCTTCAAAGATGAAACAAATTTACGTTGCTAAGCAGACCACTAGTGGGAGTTCCACTACATGA